A genome region from Chlorobaculum tepidum TLS includes the following:
- a CDS encoding outer membrane protein assembly factor BamD, protein MSQSVMKKSVLRILPGLLCLALPLSSCSSSKSPKATMTATPVELRYREATEKIAKRKYNDAIVILESLMFSTRATALEDDVLKALADSYYKKKEYILAADTYRRLLQQTPDSPYARDAQFMLAKSYEKLSPFHELDQEYTVKAINEFETYLDQYPSDDSAQAANDLELYKNLMKVNPDNASYREKYEAAKEELASGSPARYSQKAISELRERLAHNRFSIARQYFKLKKYRAAEIFYDVVINQYPDTKWLESAWIGKIDSEIKQNNWFEARQSIETFQQLYPDKAKLIEPAAKRVTAHYSNKRDPKSKE, encoded by the coding sequence ATGTCTCAATCGGTCATGAAAAAGTCGGTGCTCAGGATTCTGCCCGGTCTCTTGTGTCTTGCATTGCCGCTCTCATCATGCTCGTCTTCAAAATCGCCAAAAGCCACCATGACGGCCACTCCGGTCGAGTTGCGCTACCGCGAAGCCACCGAAAAGATCGCAAAACGGAAGTACAACGATGCGATCGTCATTCTTGAGTCCCTCATGTTTTCGACCAGAGCGACCGCTCTCGAAGACGATGTGCTGAAGGCTCTTGCCGACTCCTATTACAAAAAGAAAGAGTACATCCTTGCCGCCGACACCTACCGCCGGCTGCTTCAGCAGACGCCGGACTCGCCCTATGCCAGAGACGCGCAGTTCATGCTTGCAAAATCGTACGAAAAGCTCTCGCCATTCCACGAGCTTGACCAGGAGTACACCGTCAAGGCAATCAACGAATTCGAGACCTATCTCGACCAGTACCCTTCGGATGACTCCGCGCAGGCAGCCAACGATCTGGAGCTGTACAAAAATCTGATGAAGGTCAATCCCGACAACGCCTCCTACCGTGAGAAGTACGAAGCGGCAAAGGAGGAACTCGCGAGCGGCTCGCCGGCTCGATACAGCCAGAAGGCCATTTCCGAGCTTCGTGAGAGGCTTGCCCATAATCGCTTCTCGATCGCCCGTCAATATTTCAAGCTAAAGAAGTACCGCGCCGCGGAGATTTTCTACGATGTGGTTATCAACCAGTATCCCGATACCAAATGGCTCGAATCCGCCTGGATCGGAAAAATCGATTCAGAAATCAAGCAGAACAACTGGTTCGAAGCACGCCAGTCGATAGAGACCTTCCAGCAGCTTTATCCGGACAAGGCCAAGCTGATTGAGCCTGCCGCAAAGAGAGTTACCGCCCACTACTCAAACAAGCGCGACCCGAAATCGAAAGAGTGA
- the pgeF gene encoding peptidoglycan editing factor PgeF, giving the protein MNHTSGITPLHPSIFHNILGLVALQTTRVGGVSASPLDSLNLGTHVGDDPERVRENERRLCAFLEISCESIVTTGQVHGTEIAVVTGPGKLDGYDALITTVRGLFVGILTADCYPILIYDRRTRACGAAHAGWQGTAGRIAEKTVNAMHNSFGTRPEDCLAWVGTGISGECYEIGGEVAARFSSRYLKPSPSGEGRQLLDLSAANRDQLIEAGIPPSQVQCSELCSYRDADRFFSYRRDNGKTGRMLALIGLRHSD; this is encoded by the coding sequence ATGAACCATACTTCGGGTATAACACCTCTCCACCCCTCAATCTTTCACAACATTCTCGGCCTTGTGGCGCTTCAGACTACCCGCGTCGGCGGGGTGAGTGCTTCACCGCTGGATTCGTTGAATCTCGGGACTCACGTCGGAGACGATCCGGAGCGTGTGCGGGAAAATGAGCGACGGCTTTGCGCTTTTCTGGAGATTAGTTGCGAGAGCATCGTGACAACCGGGCAAGTGCACGGGACGGAGATTGCCGTCGTTACCGGGCCGGGGAAACTCGACGGGTATGACGCGCTCATCACCACCGTTCGCGGACTTTTCGTCGGCATCCTGACAGCCGATTGCTACCCGATCCTGATTTACGACCGCCGGACGAGGGCCTGCGGCGCAGCTCATGCGGGGTGGCAGGGCACGGCGGGACGGATCGCTGAAAAGACGGTCAACGCCATGCACAACTCGTTCGGCACCCGTCCGGAGGATTGCCTCGCCTGGGTCGGCACCGGCATCTCCGGTGAATGCTACGAAATCGGCGGCGAAGTCGCTGCCCGCTTCAGTAGCCGCTATCTCAAGCCGTCGCCCTCCGGTGAAGGGCGGCAACTGCTCGACCTCTCGGCGGCCAACCGAGACCAGCTCATCGAAGCAGGCATCCCGCCATCGCAGGTGCAGTGCTCGGAGCTCTGCTCATACCGAGACGCCGACCGCTTTTTCTCCTACCGCCGTGACAACGGCAAAACCGGTCGGATGCTCGCGCTGATAGGACTCAGGCATTCTGACTGA
- a CDS encoding acetyl-CoA hydrolase/transferase family protein, translated as MSYRTISAEEAVMAIKSGDRVFLHTAAATPLRLIEAMVSRASHLRDVEIVSLHTEGDAPYVRPEFQESFRLNAFFVGRNVRSAVQCGYADAIPIFLSDVPAMFYDGVMPLDVALVHVSPPDRHGYCSLGVSVDATRAAVHTARHVIAQVNPNMPRTHGEGLLHVSKIHSLVEVDDPLPETPRHELTDVERQIGQHIASIVEDGATLQMGIGAIPDATLAALTNHKDLGIHSEMFSDGVVDLVEKGVVNGRCKKTHNEIIVASFLVGTRKLYDFVDDNPLVEMFGSDYVNDTKEIRKNPKVTAINSAIEIDMTGQVCADSIGTRHFSGVGGQMDFIRGAALSPGGKPIIALPATTRKGESRIVTQLKPGAGVVTTRAHVQYVVTEYGIVNLHGKNLRQRAEALATIAHPDFREEILRQAHELYGRKSNCLID; from the coding sequence ATGAGTTACCGGACGATATCCGCAGAAGAGGCCGTCATGGCCATCAAGTCGGGAGACAGGGTTTTTCTGCACACCGCGGCGGCAACGCCCCTCAGGCTGATCGAGGCGATGGTCAGCCGCGCCAGCCATCTGCGTGACGTCGAGATCGTCAGCCTGCACACCGAGGGCGACGCACCGTACGTCAGACCTGAATTTCAGGAGAGCTTCAGGCTCAACGCCTTCTTTGTCGGAAGGAACGTCCGTTCGGCGGTGCAGTGCGGCTACGCCGATGCTATCCCGATTTTTCTGAGCGACGTGCCCGCGATGTTCTACGACGGAGTCATGCCGCTCGACGTGGCACTGGTGCACGTTTCGCCGCCCGACCGTCACGGCTACTGCTCGCTCGGGGTGTCGGTTGATGCGACCCGCGCCGCCGTGCATACCGCCCGGCACGTCATCGCCCAGGTGAACCCGAACATGCCCCGCACCCACGGCGAAGGGCTGCTGCATGTCAGCAAGATTCATTCGCTGGTCGAGGTGGACGATCCTCTGCCGGAGACGCCGCGCCACGAGCTGACCGACGTCGAGCGCCAGATCGGCCAGCATATCGCCTCCATCGTCGAGGACGGCGCGACGCTACAGATGGGCATTGGCGCGATTCCCGACGCGACGCTTGCCGCGCTGACGAACCACAAGGACCTTGGCATCCACTCGGAGATGTTTTCCGACGGCGTGGTCGATCTGGTTGAAAAGGGGGTGGTGAACGGACGCTGCAAGAAAACACACAACGAGATCATTGTGGCGAGCTTCCTTGTTGGCACCCGGAAGCTCTACGATTTCGTGGACGACAATCCGCTGGTCGAGATGTTCGGCTCGGACTACGTGAACGACACGAAGGAGATTCGCAAAAACCCGAAGGTGACAGCCATCAACAGCGCCATCGAAATCGACATGACCGGCCAGGTGTGCGCTGACTCGATCGGCACCCGCCACTTTTCAGGTGTCGGCGGCCAGATGGACTTCATCCGCGGCGCGGCGCTTTCCCCCGGCGGCAAGCCGATCATCGCCCTTCCCGCCACAACGCGCAAGGGCGAGTCACGCATCGTGACGCAGCTCAAGCCCGGTGCAGGTGTCGTGACCACAAGGGCACACGTGCAGTACGTCGTCACCGAATACGGCATTGTCAACCTGCACGGCAAGAACCTCCGCCAGCGAGCTGAAGCGCTCGCCACCATCGCCCACCCCGACTTCCGCGAAGAGATCCTCCGCCAGGCACACGAGCTGTATGGGCGAAAAAGCAATTGCCTGATCGATTGA
- a CDS encoding AtpZ/AtpI family protein, with product MLDNDRKKDKFSEQFGGTVRALSEYLGIGIQIAASFALFVFLGYWSDSKLGTSPLLLLAGVLVGMVGMALVLMKTIRQADREHDRLHQHTRNHEKDRRT from the coding sequence ATGTTAGATAATGACAGGAAAAAGGATAAATTCTCCGAGCAGTTTGGAGGAACGGTCAGAGCGCTATCGGAGTATCTCGGGATCGGGATTCAGATCGCCGCGAGTTTCGCACTTTTCGTCTTCCTCGGTTATTGGTCAGATTCGAAGCTTGGCACCTCGCCTCTGCTTCTGCTGGCCGGAGTGCTTGTTGGCATGGTTGGCATGGCCCTTGTGCTCATGAAAACCATTCGGCAGGCAGACCGCGAGCATGACCGTTTACATCAACACACTCGAAACCACGAAAAGGATCGCCGGACATGA
- the atpE gene encoding ATP synthase F0 subunit C: MEGLGYLGAGIGAGLAAIGAGLGIGNAAASAAEGTARQPEAASDIRTTMIIAAALIEGVALFGEVICVLLALK, from the coding sequence ATGGAAGGTTTGGGTTATTTGGGTGCCGGCATCGGCGCAGGTCTGGCAGCAATCGGTGCAGGTCTTGGTATCGGAAACGCTGCGGCTTCTGCAGCAGAGGGCACGGCGCGTCAGCCTGAGGCGGCTTCGGACATCCGTACCACGATGATTATCGCCGCCGCTCTTATCGAGGGTGTTGCGCTGTTCGGTGAGGTTATCTGCGTGCTTCTCGCCCTGAAGTAA
- the ftsZ gene encoding cell division protein FtsZ, which yields MAFELDPGLFDSDQDSGVNIKIVGVGGCGGNAVNNMMDRKISGAEFVVFNTDRQALLNSKAPIRVQIGKKATNGLGAGADPAKGRLAAEDDRELIAMQLRGADLVFIAAGMGKGTGTGAAPVVASIARNMGILTIGVVTRPFSFEGQIKARIADSGITELRKYIDTLIIVENEKILSIADEGVSATEAYNMANDVLFRAVKGIADIITHHGHVNVDFADVRSIMQSAGDAVMGSAAAAGERRALKAASDAVTSPLMEGVKMRGAKGVLVNITGDVTMRDIADAMNYIEEQVGSDAKIINGYVDEPQVSGEIRVTVIVTGFKRVEPGEERQPASSSGQQEKTLPKAHHVQGFGRLVQSSGYPEQVVEDMRIPAYIRKSRSIQEPFDIGRACSTTRSRPSGGSAPMPGQSDEDEQIRKGATDTPAYLRRKNNPPLQ from the coding sequence ATGGCATTCGAACTCGATCCAGGCCTGTTCGACAGCGATCAGGACAGCGGAGTCAATATCAAGATTGTCGGCGTCGGCGGATGCGGCGGCAATGCCGTCAACAATATGATGGACCGGAAGATCAGCGGCGCCGAGTTCGTCGTCTTCAACACCGACCGCCAGGCGCTCCTGAACTCCAAGGCGCCGATCCGCGTGCAAATTGGCAAAAAGGCCACCAACGGCCTTGGCGCGGGGGCCGATCCTGCCAAGGGACGGCTCGCTGCCGAGGATGATCGCGAGCTGATTGCCATGCAGTTGCGGGGGGCCGACCTCGTCTTTATCGCGGCTGGCATGGGCAAGGGCACCGGCACCGGCGCAGCGCCGGTCGTCGCCTCCATCGCCCGCAATATGGGCATCCTTACCATTGGCGTCGTCACCCGCCCCTTCAGCTTCGAGGGGCAGATCAAGGCGCGTATCGCCGACAGCGGCATCACCGAACTGCGCAAGTATATCGACACGCTCATCATCGTCGAGAACGAAAAAATCCTGAGCATCGCCGATGAAGGCGTCAGCGCCACCGAGGCCTACAACATGGCGAATGACGTGCTGTTCCGGGCGGTCAAGGGTATCGCCGACATCATTACCCACCACGGCCACGTCAACGTCGATTTCGCAGACGTCCGAAGCATTATGCAGAGTGCGGGTGACGCGGTCATGGGGTCTGCCGCCGCTGCCGGAGAGCGTCGCGCACTGAAAGCCGCGTCGGATGCGGTCACCAGTCCGTTGATGGAGGGGGTCAAGATGCGCGGTGCCAAGGGGGTGCTGGTCAACATCACGGGCGATGTGACCATGCGCGACATCGCTGATGCCATGAACTACATCGAAGAGCAGGTTGGCAGCGATGCCAAGATCATCAATGGCTATGTCGATGAGCCGCAGGTATCGGGCGAAATCCGGGTCACGGTAATTGTCACCGGTTTCAAGAGAGTTGAACCGGGAGAGGAGCGACAACCCGCTTCGTCCTCCGGACAGCAGGAAAAGACGCTGCCTAAAGCCCACCACGTGCAGGGTTTCGGACGTCTCGTTCAATCCTCAGGCTATCCCGAACAGGTGGTCGAGGACATGAGAATTCCCGCCTACATCAGAAAAAGCCGCTCTATTCAGGAGCCATTCGATATTGGTCGAGCGTGCAGCACCACCAGATCGCGTCCTTCGGGCGGATCGGCCCCTATGCCCGGCCAGAGCGACGAAGACGAGCAGATACGGAAAGGCGCTACCGATACTCCGGCCTATCTTCGCCGAAAAAACAATCCACCACTGCAATGA
- the galE gene encoding UDP-glucose 4-epimerase GalE, with amino-acid sequence MKILVIGGAGYIGSHVAREFLDRGYQVTVFDNLSTGREENLFDDAEFVRGDIFDAEMLAEVMNRGFDGCVHLAALKAAGESMQKPEEYSVHNICGTIGTINQAVASGIKCLLFSSSAAIFGSPAYLPIDENHPKKPENYYGFTKLEIERILEWYDRLKGLKFAAVRYFNAAGYDVRGRIRGLERNPANLLPVIMEVASGVRPMLSVFGTDYPTRDGTCIRDYVHVNDLATAHVLAFEQVIESGESLSVNLGSETGVTVLEMLEAARRLTGKEIMAEFAPRRAGDPANLVATSAMARELLGWVPQYSDLDTLVESTWNVYRDVNAGSGRQ; translated from the coding sequence ATGAAAATTCTCGTTATCGGCGGCGCAGGGTATATCGGCAGTCATGTGGCTCGCGAGTTTCTCGACCGGGGCTACCAGGTCACGGTGTTCGACAATCTCTCCACCGGTCGGGAGGAGAATCTTTTTGACGACGCGGAGTTTGTTCGTGGAGATATTTTCGACGCGGAAATGCTGGCCGAGGTGATGAATCGCGGGTTTGACGGCTGCGTTCATCTGGCGGCACTGAAGGCTGCCGGAGAGTCGATGCAGAAGCCGGAGGAGTACTCCGTGCACAACATCTGCGGTACGATCGGCACCATCAACCAGGCGGTGGCAAGCGGCATTAAATGCCTCCTCTTCTCCTCTTCGGCAGCCATTTTCGGCAGCCCGGCTTATTTGCCCATCGACGAGAATCATCCCAAGAAGCCGGAAAACTACTACGGCTTCACCAAGCTCGAAATCGAGCGGATTCTCGAATGGTACGACCGGCTCAAGGGGCTGAAGTTCGCGGCAGTCAGATATTTCAACGCCGCCGGATACGATGTGCGCGGGCGCATCCGAGGGCTGGAAAGGAATCCGGCCAATCTGTTGCCGGTCATCATGGAGGTTGCGTCGGGCGTGAGGCCAATGCTCTCGGTGTTCGGCACCGACTACCCGACTCGGGACGGCACCTGTATCCGCGACTATGTCCACGTCAACGATCTCGCTACCGCACACGTACTCGCGTTCGAGCAGGTAATCGAGAGCGGCGAAAGCCTGTCGGTCAACCTCGGCAGCGAAACTGGCGTCACTGTGCTCGAAATGCTCGAAGCCGCGCGCCGTTTGACAGGCAAAGAGATTATGGCAGAATTCGCGCCGCGTCGTGCGGGCGATCCGGCCAATCTGGTGGCAACCTCCGCGATGGCTCGCGAGTTGCTCGGCTGGGTTCCGCAGTACAGCGATCTGGACACGCTGGTTGAATCGACCTGGAATGTTTACCGGGATGTTAACGCAGGTTCCGGCAGGCAATAG
- a CDS encoding F0F1 ATP synthase subunit B — translation MLTSGIILLEGGLLNPNPGLIFWTALTFLIVLVILRKTAWGPILSMLEERAKSIQSAIDRAHTAKDEAEAILKKNRDLLAKADAEADKIIREAKEVADKLRADLTEKAHDESRKIIASAKEEIEQEKRRALDVLRNEVADMAVKGAEKIIRTTLDADKQKAVVNDMIKEMAASRN, via the coding sequence ATGCTAACGTCAGGGATTATTCTGCTCGAAGGCGGGCTTCTCAACCCAAATCCGGGCCTCATATTCTGGACAGCGCTTACTTTTCTGATCGTTCTCGTTATTCTCAGGAAAACCGCATGGGGGCCGATCCTGTCGATGCTCGAAGAGCGGGCCAAAAGCATTCAATCAGCTATTGATCGAGCTCACACCGCAAAAGACGAGGCTGAGGCGATCCTGAAGAAAAACCGGGATTTGCTGGCCAAGGCAGATGCCGAAGCCGATAAAATCATCAGGGAAGCCAAGGAGGTAGCGGACAAGCTTCGCGCCGATCTTACCGAGAAAGCCCATGATGAATCTCGCAAGATAATTGCTTCCGCCAAGGAAGAGATTGAGCAGGAGAAGCGCCGCGCACTGGATGTGCTCAGAAACGAGGTCGCCGATATGGCCGTAAAAGGCGCCGAGAAAATTATTCGTACCACTCTTGATGCGGACAAGCAAAAAGCGGTGGTCAACGATATGATCAAGGAAATGGCTGCCAGTCGTAACTGA
- the nadD gene encoding nicotinate (nicotinamide) nucleotide adenylyltransferase encodes MRTAVFGGSFDPPHNGHLALSLFARELAGLDRLIVSVSKNPFKAAADASDDDRSAMARLLVAEINVAGVFAEISGWELQQSGPSYTIDLLRHVEERCPGDELVLLVGEDSYLQMPQWKFASEILKHCTIAVFGRSDIDAADAPPSDPLLPAIHYDFDMPVSATKIRRLAAAGQPIGQFVPSSIAQYIAEHKLYSA; translated from the coding sequence GTGAGAACTGCTGTTTTCGGCGGAAGTTTCGATCCGCCGCACAACGGCCATCTCGCGCTGTCCCTCTTTGCGCGAGAGCTTGCCGGGCTTGACCGGTTGATTGTATCGGTTTCAAAAAATCCTTTCAAGGCCGCGGCCGATGCATCCGATGATGACCGGTCAGCCATGGCCCGCCTGCTCGTTGCCGAGATCAACGTCGCAGGAGTATTTGCTGAAATAAGCGGTTGGGAACTGCAGCAGTCGGGGCCATCGTACACCATCGACCTTCTGCGCCACGTCGAGGAGCGCTGTCCGGGTGACGAGCTGGTGCTGCTGGTCGGGGAGGACAGCTACCTTCAGATGCCGCAGTGGAAATTTGCGTCGGAAATTCTCAAGCATTGTACGATTGCCGTTTTCGGCAGATCAGATATTGACGCCGCAGATGCTCCCCCCAGCGATCCTCTCTTGCCAGCGATCCACTACGATTTCGATATGCCCGTTTCAGCGACAAAGATCAGGCGTCTGGCCGCCGCCGGTCAGCCAATTGGACAGTTTGTGCCGTCATCGATTGCGCAGTACATCGCCGAGCACAAGCTGTATAGCGCTTGA
- a CDS encoding F0F1 ATP synthase subunit delta: MSSAIASRRYAVALLEVAVEGNFLEKVTEDLQKIQEVLSGSHELVLALKSPLINVDLKSKILEEIFRNKVDEKTMVFIKLLAHKKRAALLAGVISEFNALIDERNGVINADVKSAIKLSDEQAKELVNSLSVRTGKKIRAKMRLDENLIGGVTVKIGDTIIDGSISHQLEMLRHSLVAQPA; this comes from the coding sequence ATGTCAAGTGCAATTGCAAGCCGTCGATATGCGGTGGCCTTGCTCGAAGTGGCCGTTGAAGGCAACTTTCTGGAGAAAGTTACCGAAGACCTGCAGAAAATACAGGAAGTGCTCTCTGGAAGTCATGAGCTCGTGCTGGCTCTCAAAAGCCCACTGATCAATGTCGATCTCAAATCGAAAATTCTCGAAGAGATTTTCAGGAACAAGGTCGATGAGAAAACGATGGTCTTTATCAAGCTGCTCGCTCACAAGAAAAGGGCAGCTCTTCTTGCCGGAGTAATTTCTGAATTCAACGCCTTGATCGATGAACGCAATGGCGTTATCAACGCCGATGTGAAAAGCGCAATCAAGCTCAGCGACGAACAGGCGAAAGAGCTGGTCAACAGCCTCTCAGTTCGTACAGGAAAGAAAATACGTGCCAAGATGCGGCTCGACGAGAACCTGATTGGCGGGGTAACCGTCAAAATCGGCGACACGATCATTGATGGCAGTATCAGCCATCAGCTTGAAATGCTCAGGCATTCACTGGTCGCTCAACCAGCTTGA
- the bchU gene encoding bacteriochlorophyllide d C-20 methyltransferase BchU produces MSNNDLLNYYHRANELVFKGLIEFSCMKAAIELDLFSHMAEGPKDLATLAADTGSVPPRLEMLLETLRQMRVINLEDGKWSLTEFADYMFSPTPKEPNLHQTPVAKAMAFLADDFYMGLSQAVRGQKNFKGQVPYPPVTREDNLYFEEIHRSNAKFAIQLLLEEAKLDGVKKMIDVGGGIGDISAAMLKHFPELDSTILNLPGAIDLVNENAAEKGVADRMRGIAVDIYKESYPEADAVLFCRILYSANEQLSTIMCKKAFDAMRSGGRLLILDMVIDDPENPNFDYLSHYILGAGMPFSVLGFKEQARYKEILESLGYKDVTMVRKYDHLLVQAVKP; encoded by the coding sequence ATGAGCAACAATGACCTCCTGAACTACTACCACAGGGCCAACGAGCTGGTCTTCAAGGGCCTCATCGAGTTCAGCTGCATGAAGGCCGCTATCGAACTCGACCTTTTCAGCCACATGGCCGAAGGCCCCAAGGACCTCGCGACGCTGGCAGCCGATACCGGTTCGGTACCGCCCCGTCTCGAAATGCTCCTTGAGACGCTTCGCCAGATGCGCGTCATCAACCTTGAGGATGGAAAGTGGTCATTGACCGAGTTTGCCGACTACATGTTCTCGCCGACCCCGAAAGAGCCAAACCTGCATCAGACCCCGGTTGCCAAGGCGATGGCGTTCCTTGCCGATGATTTCTACATGGGCCTTTCGCAGGCCGTCAGGGGTCAGAAGAACTTCAAGGGCCAGGTACCCTATCCGCCGGTCACGCGCGAAGACAACCTCTACTTCGAGGAGATTCACCGCAGCAACGCCAAGTTCGCAATCCAGCTGCTGCTCGAAGAGGCAAAGCTCGACGGTGTCAAGAAGATGATTGACGTTGGCGGCGGCATTGGCGATATTTCGGCTGCTATGCTCAAGCACTTCCCTGAACTCGACTCCACCATCCTGAACCTGCCGGGCGCCATCGACCTGGTCAACGAGAATGCCGCCGAGAAGGGCGTGGCCGACCGTATGCGCGGCATCGCGGTGGACATCTACAAGGAGTCTTACCCGGAAGCCGACGCAGTGCTATTCTGCCGCATCCTCTACTCGGCCAACGAACAGCTCTCGACCATCATGTGCAAAAAGGCGTTCGATGCCATGCGGTCCGGCGGCCGCCTGCTGATTCTCGACATGGTGATCGACGATCCGGAAAACCCGAACTTCGACTACCTGAGCCACTACATTCTTGGCGCCGGAATGCCCTTCTCGGTGCTCGGCTTCAAGGAGCAGGCCCGCTACAAGGAGATTCTCGAAAGCCTCGGCTATAAAGACGTGACCATGGTGCGCAAGTACGACCACCTGCTCGTTCAGGCTGTGAAGCCGTAA
- a CDS encoding F0F1 ATP synthase subunit A, whose translation MRKKAISRILALVVPVLLSLNSQAFATSVQDESPVTGSAVEAVHTVPSTVAAPVAGHAEAAAGQAAKAEEKPGDLIMHHILDNSTFSFEPFGEVHLPHLEVAGFDISITKHVVMIWLAAILLVVIASAAGASVKKMSANQAPKGVANVFESLVDFISNDVAKPNIGHGYEKFLPYLLTVFFFILVCNLLGLIPYGATATGNINVTLTLSVFTFVITQFSAFKAQGVKGYLQHLTAGTHWALWIIMVPIEILGQFTKPFALTIRLFANMTAGHIIILSLFFISFILKSYIVAVAVSIPFAIFIYLLELFVAFLQAYVFTMLSALFIGLATAHSDSHDGHELEATARHGDGLTV comes from the coding sequence ATGCGAAAGAAAGCGATTTCAAGAATTCTGGCACTGGTCGTGCCTGTTCTCCTGAGCCTGAACAGCCAAGCATTCGCCACTTCCGTCCAGGATGAGTCTCCGGTAACGGGCTCCGCGGTCGAAGCCGTTCACACTGTGCCGTCAACCGTCGCGGCGCCAGTCGCCGGACACGCCGAAGCCGCTGCCGGTCAGGCCGCCAAGGCTGAAGAGAAGCCGGGCGACCTCATCATGCACCACATTCTCGATAACAGCACCTTCTCTTTCGAGCCGTTCGGTGAGGTGCATCTTCCCCATCTCGAAGTCGCCGGTTTCGATATTTCGATCACCAAGCATGTGGTGATGATCTGGCTTGCCGCGATCCTGCTGGTCGTTATCGCAAGTGCTGCCGGCGCGAGCGTCAAGAAGATGTCCGCAAATCAGGCGCCGAAGGGTGTTGCCAACGTTTTCGAGTCACTGGTCGATTTTATCAGCAATGACGTCGCCAAACCCAACATCGGTCACGGTTACGAAAAGTTCCTGCCCTACCTGCTGACGGTGTTCTTTTTCATTCTGGTTTGCAATCTGCTCGGCCTCATCCCTTATGGCGCGACCGCGACCGGCAACATCAACGTTACGCTTACCCTCTCGGTTTTCACCTTTGTCATCACCCAGTTCTCGGCATTCAAGGCCCAGGGCGTCAAAGGTTATCTTCAGCACCTAACCGCAGGAACGCACTGGGCGCTCTGGATTATCATGGTGCCAATCGAAATTCTCGGCCAGTTCACCAAGCCGTTCGCACTGACCATCCGACTCTTCGCGAACATGACGGCGGGCCATATCATCATTCTCAGCCTGTTCTTCATCAGCTTCATCCTGAAGAGCTACATCGTAGCTGTGGCGGTGTCGATTCCGTTCGCGATCTTTATCTATCTGCTCGAGCTCTTCGTTGCGTTCCTGCAGGCGTACGTTTTCACCATGCTCTCGGCGCTCTTCATCGGCTTGGCCACGGCGCACTCCGACAGCCACGACGGCCACGAGCTGGAGGCTACCGCTCGTCATGGAGACGGGCTGACGGTTTGA